The following are from one region of the Pocillopora verrucosa isolate sample1 chromosome 3, ASM3666991v2, whole genome shotgun sequence genome:
- the LOC131795548 gene encoding cytoplasmic dynein 1 light intermediate chain 1, translating into MADVDDRGSAGGEEEGKDLWSSILSDVSSSASRKLPSNKAIVLLGNDGSGKTTLISKLRGKEDEISKGHGLEYTYLDVHDEERDDSTRLGVWILDGDPLHKGLLQFAITPKSITNTLIVQVVDISRPWTIKESLHSWTEVLREHIHSLKLPPKELNEMEERIVRQFQEYAEPDETTEDRRRSGIKDEDKVLLPLDENVLTDNLGLPMVVVVTKTDCMSALEKDRDYREEHFDFIQQHIRRHCLKYGATLFYTSVKENKNCTLLHRYLVHQIYGLPFNSPALVVDKDSVFIPAGWDSVKKINILSEHLKNIQADDAFDDHIVKPQLRKPIQDKEVTAEDEQTFLAKQQQLLQKMPATVSSGIARPQPDISKPRAPASPSGRITSDRRPSGGAISASPRGAKVEGGKPGAGAGTSEGVLANFFNSLLNKKSGTGVAMGRGGTAVRSDAAAELDRMNRAKKMVSPGNAANDTTESS; encoded by the exons atggcggacgtCGATGACCGAGGTTCGGCTGGCGGCGAAGAAGAAGGCAAAGATCTCTG GTCGTCGATTTTGAGTGACGTTTCAAGTTCAGCTAGTCGAAAATTACCCTCTAACAAGGCGATTGTGCTGTTAG GTAACGATGGCTCGGGGAAAACGACGCTGATTTCAAAGCTTCGAGGTAAAGAAGATGAAATAAGTAAAGGTCACGGACTGGAATACACATATTTGGATGTTCATGATGAGGAGAGAGATG ACAGTACAAGATTAGGGGTATGGATATTGGACGGCGATCCTCTTCACAAAGGTCTTCTGCAATTTGCCATCACACCTAAAAGTATTACTAACACTCTTATCGTTCAAGTTGTGGACATCTCTAGACCATGGACAATTAAGGAATCTTTGCATTCGTGGACAGAAGTTCTTCGGGAACACATTCATTCACTGAAACTACCGCCTAAGGAGTTAAACGAAATGGAGGAACGAA TTGTGCGGCAATTTCAAGAGTATGCAGAACCAGACGAAACAACAGAGGACAGGAGAAGATCAGGAATAAAAGATGAAGACAAGGTTCTTCTTCCACTTGATGAAAATGTACTCACAGACAATCTTGGTCTACCTATGGTAGTTGTCGTCACTAAG acTGACTGCATGTCTGCACTTGAAAAGGACAGAGATTATAGAGAGGAGCATTTTGATTTTATTCAACAACACATCAGAAGGCACTGCTTGAAAT ATGGTGCTACATTGTTTTACACCTCtgtcaaagaaaataagaaCTGCACACTATTACACAGATACTTAGTCCATCAAATATATGGCCTACCATTCAATAGTCCAGCTCTGGTTGTGGATAAGGATTCAGTATTTAT tCCAGCAGGTTGGGACTCTGTAAAGAAGATAAACATTCTTAGTGAACACTTGAAAAATATCCAGGCTGATGATGCGTTTGATGATCATATTGTTAAACCTCAACTGAGAAAG CCAATACAAGACAAAGAAGTTACTGCAGAGGATGAACAAACATTCCTCGCAAAACAACAG CAATTGCTTCAAAAGATGCCTGCTACTGTGTCATCTGGCATCGCTAGACCACAACCG GACATATCTAAGCCCCGTGCTCCAGCGAGCCCTAGTGGCAGGATAACTTCAGACAGAAGGCCTTCAGGTGGAGCAATCTCCGCTTCGCCCAGAGGAGCAAAG GTCGAAGGTGGAAAACCAGGCGCAGGTGCGGGCACCAGTGAAGGAGTACTGGCCAATTTCTTCAACTCGTTACTCAACAAGAAGAGCGGGACTGGTGTTGCCATGGGACGAGGCGGAACAGCTGTCAGAAGTGATGCTGCTGCCGAGTTAGATCGTATGAACAGAGCCAAGAAAATGGTCTCCCCAGGAAACGCGGCTAACGACACGACAGAATCATCGTAG
- the LOC131795549 gene encoding uncharacterized protein: MGLRGGIGCLLALFAGLLWLESTYSQQILPDWPKIGDRITQPFLDQLMVSQLLEQNLTLGFFLKGLNGPPGPPGPPGPPGDPGPPGLAGPAGTPGHVGEDGAPGATGTSGPPGPPGPPGIPGEKGDPGEQGAPGAAGLPGAPGLPGAQGPMGPAGPEPIMPNFTVICEGEKGWVQCKQYELIKITKAFWGRDDHVTCPKIPAGLTSDRLCETTSENTLKKVNGQCKNEQACEVVASNIFFDDDTCGNVYKYLKIWYECIPDEANAVDVLKDGGKRRRRRKKKRATKDKRSSKE; the protein is encoded by the exons ATGGGGCTCAGAGGAGGCATAGGCTGCCTTCTTGCCTTATTTGCGGGCCTACTATGGCTAGAATCTACG TACTCACAGCAAATCCTACCCGATTGGCCGAAGATCGGCGACCGTATAACGCAACCGTTCCTTGACCAGCTCATGGTCAGTCAGTTGCTCGAACAAAACCTTACCCTCGGCTTCTTCTTGAAAGGCCTCAACGGTCCACCAGGACCCCCAGGGCCTCCAGGCCCTCCCGGAGATCCTGGACCTCCGGGATTAGCCGGTCCTGCCGGAACACCCGGTCATGTGGGTGAAGATGGTGCCCCTGGAGCAACAGGTACATCCGGGCCACCAGGACCACCTGGACCTCCCGGAATACCTGGAGAAAAGGGAGACCCCGGAGAGCAGGGAGCCCCTGGTGCTGCTGGTCTTCCCGGTGCCCCCGGTCTACCTGGAGCGCAAGGACCTATGGGTCCTGCTGGTCCTGAACCAATCATGCCG AACTTCACTGTAATCTGCGAAGGCGAGAAGGGATGGGTACAATGCAAACAATACGAACTCATCAAGATCACCAAGGCATTCTGGGGTCGTGACGACCACGTGACGTGTCCCAAGATTCCAGCAGGGCTCACATCCGACAGACTGTGCGAAACAACGTCAGAAAACActttgaaaaaagtaaatgGACAGTGTAAAAACGAACAAGCCTGTGAAGTGGTggcttcaaacattttcttcgACGACGACACTTGCGGTAACGTGTACAAGTATTTAAAAATCTGGTACGAGTGCATTCCGGATGAAGCAAACGCCGTGGACGTATTGAAAGATGGAGGCAAGCGACGACGTCGACGAAAGAAGAAGAGGGCAACAAAAGACAAACGGTCCTCAAAGGAATAA
- the LOC131795544 gene encoding uncharacterized protein: MRLASLAVLVAIGLVHFKLSASLPVSPVPPLLNKLLKDQNVTLGFILKGLQGPPGANGMAGMSGQPGQPGPPGFKGDPGPPGFPGTPGLPGAPGFQGPPGMDGAPGSPGFPGPPGFPGGSGMPGVPGMQGPPGPPGAPGPTPIRYNGTVKCEEDTAWLRCNEYKHISIISAFWGRRNFGLCTEHTGNLQFNKYCPTTPLFLTKVKDACEGTTMCEIRCTKFFFNDQSCADVYKYLEVYYKCIEVINGHEVVNEDNLLNANFLG; the protein is encoded by the exons ATGAGGCTCGCATCCTTGGCGGTACTAGTCGCCATAGGCCTAGTCCATTTCAAACTATCG GCGTCTCTGCCCGTGTCTCCAGTCCCTCCTCTTCTTAACAAACTTCTCAAGGATCAGAATGTAACACTGGGTTTCATTCTCAAAGGATTGCAAGGTCCTCCCGGTGCGAATGGTATGGCTGGAATGTCCGGTCAGCCAGGTCAACCGGGTCCACCGGGATTCAAAGGAGATCCCGGTCCTCCTGGTTTCCCCGGTACTCCCGGTCTTCCAGGAGCCCCTGGTTTTCAGGGACCTCCAGGTATGGATGGAGCTCCTGGTTCCCCTGGTTTCCCTGGTCCTCCAGGTTTTCCCGGTGGTAGTGGAATGCCCGGTGTCCCCGGTATGCAAGGACCTCCAGGACCTCCAGGTGCCCCAGGCCCTACACCAATTAGATAC AACGGAACAGTGAAATGTGAAGAGGACACAGCTTGGCTGCGATGTAACGAGTACAAACACATAAGCATTATCTCCGCTTTCTGGGGAAGACGAAACTTCGGCCTGTGCACGGAACACACAGGAAACCTACAGTTTAACAAATACTGCCCGACAACGCCTCTCTTTCTGACAAAAGTTAAGGACGCCTGTGAAGGAACGACCATGTGCGAGATAAGATGCACAAAGTTCTTCTTCAACGATCAATCTTGCGCAGACGTATACAAATACTTGGAAGTCTACTACAAATGCATTGAAGTTATTAACGGTCACGAGGTTGTGAACGAAGATAACCTACTCAACGCCAATTTCTTGGGttga
- the LOC131795545 gene encoding uncharacterized protein, translating into MKAATGLLRLALGLALFLLAQCSPLQRKPHVLKKRDDMLSYYWDQKLPLGFFVNGQGGLMGPPGPPGPPGAPGYMLGGSGSGSGDAVARGGIPGPPGPPGPPGPPGLGGASAGAQETITCEGEKEWIECPQYKVIKISSAFWGRDDDATCTTNGVQHGLSTSAMCPQDESNTMTKVEGQCKDEQACELAATSTFFDKTDCGQVYKYLRVKYECLPSESRVKAAIQRSRISG; encoded by the exons ATGAAGGCTGCTACAGGCCTGCTTAGGCTGGCTTTGGGCCTCGCTTTATTTCTATTAGCG CAATGTTCTCCACTGCAACGCAAGCCACATGTTCTCAAGAAACGCGACGACATGCTGAGCTATTACTGGGACCAGAAATTGCCCTTAGGCTTCTTTGTTAATGGTCAAGGAGGTTTAATGGGACCTCCAGGGCCACCAGGACCCCCAGGGGCCCCTGGTTATATGCTTGGTGGCAGTGGAAGTGGAAGTGGTGATGCTGTTGCTCGAGGGGGAATTCCTGGACCTCCGGGGCCCCCGGGACCTCCTGGTCCACCCGGGCTTGGTGGTGCTTCTGCT GGTGCTCAAGAAACCATCACCTGCGAGGGCGAGAAGGAATGGATTGAGTGTCCACAGTACAAAGTTATCAAAATCAGCTCTGCATTCTGGGGTCGAGATGATGATGCTACATGCACCACAAACGGCGTTCAACACGGACTCAGCACCTCGGCCATGTGCCCTCAGGACGAATCCAACACTATGACCAAAGTTGAAGGACAATGTAAAGACGAGCAAGCCTGTGAACTAGCAGCAACCTCCACCTTCTTTGACAAGACCGATTGTGGACAAGTATATAAATATCTACGTGTGAAATACGAATGTCTGCCTAGCGAATCAAGAGTCAAAGCAGCAATTCAAAGATCAAGAATAAGCGGTTAA